The Cryptococcus neoformans var. neoformans B-3501A chromosome 7, whole genome shotgun sequence genome window below encodes:
- a CDS encoding hypothetical protein (Similar to gi|46140009|ref|XP_391695.1| hypothetical protein FG11519.1 [Gibberella zeae PH-1], FASTA scores: opt: 1946, E(): 1.7e-118, (58.065% identity (83.468% similar) in 496 aa overlap (43-533:5-499))), which translates to MPREAEFEEETHILSPLTLRFKSISTTMSTDSQVAPAPYEEKPKDEMVEEVAVKHEDHATAILPESLWGMSEEERNALERKIVRKMDLIVLPIIMILYILNYIDRQNLAVSKLQGIMDDLDLTTQQFATCVSVLFAGYLPFQIPSNYIISRIPRPGLYICCAVVCWGAISAATAAVQSYSALVGVRVVLGAVEAVFFPGVLYYLSAWYTKKELGKRYAGLFIGQQLGNGFGGLIAAGVLKLDGKHGIRGWRWLFIVEGVVTVGFGIIFAFVMPEFPHNARVLKPIERDLAVWRLEQEAGAGEAHDDISTTRAYLSALKDPKVYMLIGCMMCSQAMGSVGNFFPTILQALGYDSLITLCLTAPPYIFACFIFAGISWWSDRKQIMYWPIIVCLCIGIVIYIIAMTTLSVGARYFAMMWTPVANVVPQLFIYNTLSLHVARPYPKRAAGLALINAIGGTSNIWGSYVWFAPPHFYAGFGMVLAVNVVFLCIITFYRFFVRRENCRLDAGGEGARAVMRRGVTEEQMSLGWRFVGY; encoded by the exons GGAAAAGCCTaaagatgagatggttgaAGAAGTAGCCGTCAAGCACGAAGATCATGCTACAGCCATTCTTCCTGAGAGCCTTTGGGGCATgagcgaggaagagcgTAACGCGCTTGAGAGAAAGATTGTAAGGAAAATGGATCTGATTGTGTT GCCTATCAT CATGATCCTTTACATTCTCAACT ACATCGATCGACAGAATCTTGCAGTCTCGAAACTGCAGGGAATCATGGATGACCTGGACCTGACTACCCAGCAGTTCGCTACCTGTGTATCGGTATTGTTCGCTGGATACCTACCGTTTCAGATTCCGTCAAACTACATCATCTCTCGCATTCCACGACCTGGACTTT ATATTTGCTGCGCTGTTGTCTGCTGGGGAGCGATCTCTGCGGCCACGGCTGCTGTGCAGTCCTACTCTGCCTTGGTGGGAGTTCGAGTCGTGCTCGGTGCAGTCGAagccgtcttcttccctg GTGTGCTATACTATCTCTCTGCTTGGTACACCAAGAAAGAACTAGGAAAACGATATGCCGGTCTCTTCATCGGTCAACAGTTGGGGAACGGATTCGGAGGGCTTATCGCCGCCGGGGTCTTGAAACTCGATGGTAAACACGGAATTCGCGGATGGCGATGGCTCTTCATCGT TGAGGGGGTGGTTACCGTGGGATTCGGTATCATCTTTGCTTTCGTAATG CCCGAATTTCCTCACAACGCGCGAGTTCTTAAACCAATCGAGCGAGACCTTGCTGTATGGCGGTTGGAGCAAGAAGCTGGTGCCGGCGAAGCTCATGATGACATCTCTACCACTAGAGCCTATCTTTCCGCCTTGAAGGACCCGAAG GTTTACATGCTCATTGGCTGCATGATGTGCTCACAAGCGATGGGTTCTGTTG GAAACTTCTTCCCCACTATTCTACAGGCTTTGGGGTATGACTCATTGATTACTCTTTGCCTCACAGCTCCTCCATATA TCTTCGCgtgcttcatcttcgctgGCATCTCGTGGTGGTCGGAC CGCAAACAAATCATGTACTGGCCGATAATTGTGTGTCTCTGCATCGGTATTGTCATTTACATTATCGCCATGACTACTCTCAGTGTCGGCGCTCGATACTTTGCCATGATGTGGACGCCAGTTGCCAATG TCGTGCCGCAATTGTTCATCTATAACACGCTCTCGCTGCATGTTGCAAGGCCATACCCTAAGCGGGCTGCAGGTCTTGCCCTGATTAACGCAATTGGTGGAACCTCGAATATTTGGGGCTCCTATGTGTGGTTCGCACCTCCTCATTTCTACGCTGGGTTCGGCATGG TGCTTGCTGTCAATGTTGTCTTTTTATGTATCATCACATTCTACAGATTCTTCGTAAGGAGGGAGAATTGTCGACTGGACGCGGGCGGCGAAGGAGCACGAGCggtgatgaggagaggCGTAACGGAAGAACAGATGTCCTTGGGATGGAGGTTCGTCGGCTACTAA